A window of the Brassica oleracea var. oleracea cultivar TO1000 chromosome C1, BOL, whole genome shotgun sequence genome harbors these coding sequences:
- the LOC106307129 gene encoding casein kinase I isoform delta-like encodes MESRVGNKFRLGRKIGSGSFGEIYLGTNIQTNEEVAIKLESVKTKHPQLLYESKLYKILQGGTGVPNVKWYGVEGDYNVLVIDLLGPSLEDLFNFCSRKLSLKSVLMLADQMINRVEFFHSKSFLHRDLKPDNFLMGLGRRANQVYIIDFGLAKKYRDSTTHQHIPYRENKNLTGTARYASMNTHLGIEQSRRDDLESLGYILMYFLKGSLPWQGLKAGNKKQKYERISEKKVSTSIEVLCRGYPSEFASYFHYCRSLRFDDKPDYAYLKRIFRDLFIREGFQFDYVFDWTILKYQQSQLTAPPSRNLNPAVGTSAALPPGVSNIDRYTGEEEGRPVGYSHMESSRRRASGTLDHSGNLSNQQTSSFNRESMMPSSSMFAQSAGSSRRVAAVSSRDNLLSGEEFQRSHRTGDVSRGGVISRNSPVEAGKRSSSSRRHYESAIKGIDNLQVSSDDKFHHHH; translated from the exons ATGGAATCTCGTGTTGGAAACAAGTTTCGCCTTGGCCGGAAGATCGGTAGCGGTTCCTTCGGGGAGATCTATCTGG GTACTAATATTCAAACGAATGAAGAAGTTGCAATCAAGCTT GAAAGTGTGAAGACGAAACATCCTCAGCTGCTTTATGAATCGAAGTTATACAAGATTCTACAAGGAGGAA CTGGTGTCCCAAATGTGAAATGGTACGGTGTTGAAGGGGACTACAATGTTTTGGTGATCGATCTACTAGGGCCGAGTCTTGAAGATCTGTTCAATTTCTGTAGCAGGAAACTTTCCTTGAAGTCGGTCCTCATGCTTGCTGATCAAATG ATCAACCGTGTTGAGTTTTTCCATTCAAAATCTTTCCTTCACCGAGATCTCAAGCCTGACAATTTCCTCATGGGCCTTGGAAGGCGTGCCAACCAG GTTTACATCATCGACTTTGGTCTAGCTAAGAAGTACAGAGATAGTACAACACATCAGCACATTCCCTACAG AGAAAATAAGAACCTGACAGGAACTGCACGTTACGCTAGTATGAACACCCACTTGGGAATTG AACAAAGCCGAAGGGATGATCTAGAGTCTCTTGGTTATATCCTTATGTATTTCCTCAAAGGAAG TCTTCCTTGGCAAGGACTGAAAGCTGGAAACAAGAAGCAAAAGTACGAGAGAATTAGCGAAAAGAAAGTTTCCACATCCATTGAG GTCTTATGTCGGGGTTACCCATCAGAATTTGCATCCTATTTCCACTACTGCCGGTCGCTTCGTTTTGATGATAAACCAGACTACGCTTATCTCAAACGGATATTCAGAGATCTCTTTATCCGTGAAG GATTTCAATTTGATTACGTGTTTGACTGGACCATCTTGAAGTACCAACAATCACAACTAACCGCTCCTCCTTCTCGTAATCTC AACCCTGCGGTTGGAACTAGCGCAGCATTGCCACCTGGCGTTTCCAACATTGATAGATACACAG GCGAGGAAGAAGGGCGACCGGTTGGTTACTCGCATATGGAATCATCTCGACGGAGAGCTTCAGGCACTCTTGACCACTCAGGGAATCTTTCGAACCAACAGACATCATCATTTAACAGAGAATCCATG ATGCCGAGCTCCTCGATGTTTGCACAATCAGCAGGATCATCGAGGAGAGTAGCGGCAGTGAGCAGCCGAGACAATCTTCTGAGCGGGGAAGAGTTTCAGAGAAGCCACCGTACAGGTGACGTAAGCCGCGGAGGAGTGATCTCTAGGAACTCCCCTGTGGAGGCTGGGAAGAGGTCTTCTTCCTCGAGAAGACACTACGAATCAGCCATCAAAGGCATTGATAATCTTCAAGTCTCCTCCGACGACAAGTTTCACCACCACCACTGA
- the LOC106311002 gene encoding glycylpeptide N-tetradecanoyltransferase 1-like, giving the protein MGDENSLAGSLEEKADQVAEATPLVGDDASLETIVRRFQDSMSVEKTHKFWETQPVGQFKDIGDTSLPEGPIEAATPLSEVKQEPYNLPAAYEWTTCDMKSDYVCSEVYNLLKNNYVEDDENMFRFNYSKEFLSWALRPPGYYQSWHIGVRAKVSKKLVAFISGVPARIRARDDVVKMAEINFLCVHKKLRSKRLAPVMIKEVTRRVHLENIWQAAYTAGVVLPTPVATCQYWHRTLNPKKLIDVGFSRLGARMTMSRTIKLYKLPDVPATPGFRKMEPCDVPAVTRLLRNYLSQFIVATDFDENDVEHWLLPREDVVDSYLVESPETHDLTDFCSFYTLPSTILGNPNYSTLKAAYSYYNVATKTTFLQLMNDALIVAKQKGFDVFNALDVMHNESFLKELKFGPGDGQLHYYLYNYRLRSALKPSELGLVLL; this is encoded by the coding sequence ATGGGCGACGAGAATTCACTTGCTGGCTCTCTGGAAGAGAAAGCAGATCAAGTTGCTGAAGCAACTCCATTAGTTGGGGACGATGCTTCTCTGGAAACTATAGTCCGAAGATTCCAGGACTCCATGTCAGTGGAGAAAACGCACAAGTTCTGGGAGACTCAACCCGTTGGGCAGTTCAAAGACATTGGGGACACGAGTCTACCTGAAGGTCCCATCGAGGCTGCGACTCCCTTGTCTGAGGTCAAGCAGGAGCCTTACAACCTTCCCGCTGCTTATGAATGGACCACGTGTGATATGAAGTCTGATTACGTTTGCTCTGAGGTTTACAACCTTTTGAAGAACAACTATGTCGAGGATGATGAGAATATGTTCAGGTTCAATTACTCTAAGGAGTTTCTGAGCTGGGCTCTGCGTCCGCCTGGGTACTATCAGAGCTGGCATATTGGAGTTCGTGCCAAGGTATCGAAGAAGCTTGTGGCTTTCATCAGCGGCGTGCCAGCTAGGATAAGGGCGCGTGACGATGTTGTGAAAATGGCGGAGATTAACTTCTTGTGCGTTCACAAGAAGCTTAGGTCGAAGAGGCTTGCACCTGTCATGATTAAGGAGGTCACGAGGAGGGTTCATTTGGAGAATATTTGGCAAGCAGCTTACACTGCTGGGGTGGTGCTTCCGACGCCGGTTGCGACTTGCCAGTATTGGCACAGGACCTTGAACCCGAAGAAGCTTATTGATGTCGGATTTTCAAGGCTTGGTGCAAGAATGACTATGAGCAGGACCATTAAACTGTACAAGTTGCCAGATGTACCAGCTACTCCTGGATTTAGGAAAATGGAGCCTTGTGATGTCCCTGCTGTGACACGGTTGCTCAGGAATTATCTTAGTCAGTTTATCGTTGCTACAGACTTTGATGAGAATGATGTTGAGCACTGGCTTCTCCCAAGGGAGGATGTTGTGGACAGTTACCTTGTAGAAAGCCCGGAGACCCATGATCTTACTGATTTCTGTAGCTTCTACACCCTTCCTTCAACAATTCTCGGGAACCCCAACTATTCAACACTGAAAGCTGCTTATTCATACTACAATGTGGCAACAAAGACGACTTTTCTTCAGCTGATGAATGATGCTCTAATAGTCGCCAAACAGAAGGGTTTTGATGTATTCAATGCATTGGATGTTATGCACAATGAGAGTTTCCTCAAAGAGCTGAAGTTTGGGCCAGGGGATGGGCAGCTTCACTATTATCTCTACAACTATCGTCTAAGAAGCGCCTTAAAGCCATCAGAACTTGGGCTGGTGCTCCTGTGA
- the LOC106312222 gene encoding regulatory protein NPR1-like: METIAGFDDFYEISSTSFLAAPAPTDNSGSSTVYPTELFTRPEVSAFQLLSNSLESVFDSPEAFYSDAKLVLSDDKEVSFHRCILSARSLFFKAALTAAEKVQKSTPVKLELKTLAAEYDVGFDSVVAVLAYVYSGRVRPPPKGVSECADESCCHVACRPAVDFMVEVLYLAFVFQIQELVTMYQRHLLDVVDKVMIEDTLVVLKLANICGKACKKLFDKCREIIVKSNVDVVTLKKSLPEDIAKQVIDIRKELGLEVAEPEKHVSNIHKALESDDLDLVVMLLKEGHTNLDEAYALHFAVAYCDEKTARNLLELGFADVNRRNPRGYTVIHVAAMRKEPTLIALLLTKGANALEMSLDGRTALLIAKQVTKAAECCILEKGKLAAKGGVCVEILKQPDNTREPFPEDVSPSLAVAADQFKIRLIDLENRVQMARCLYPMEAQVAMDFARMKGTREFVVTTATDLHMEPFKFVEMHQSRLTALSKTVEFGKRFFPRCSKVLDDIVDSEDLTILALVEEDTPEQRQQKRQRFMEIQEIVQMAFSKDKEDLGKSSLSASSSSTSKLTGKKRSIAKPSHRRR, translated from the exons ATGGAGACCATTGCTGGATTTGATGATTTCTATGAGATCAGCAGCACTAGCTTCCTCGCCGCACCGGCGCCAACCGATAACTCCGGATCATCCACCGTCTACCCGACGGAGCTTTTCACCAGACCCGAGGTATCCGCGTTTCAACTCCTCTCCAACAGCCTCGAGTCCGTCTTCGACTCGCCGGAAGCGTTCTACAGCGACGCCAAGCTTGTTCTCTCCGACGACAAGGAAGTATCCTTCCACCGTTGCATTCTCTCGGCGAGAAGCCTCTTCTTCAAGGCCGCTTTGACAGCCGCCGAGAAGGTGCAGAAGTCCACCCCCGTGAAGCTCGAGCTGAAGACACTCGCGGCGGAATACGACGTCGGGTTCGATTCTGTGGTGGCTGTTCTGGCGTACGTTTACAGCGGCAGAGTGAGGCCGCCTCCGAAGGGAGTTTCTGAATGCGCAGACGAGAGCTGCTGCCACGTGGCGTGCCGTCCGGCTGTGGATTTCATGGTGGAGGTTCTCTACTTGGCTTTCGTCTTCCAGATTCAGGAGCTGGTTACCATGTATCAG AGGCATTTACTGGATGTTGTAGACAAAGTTATGATAGAAGACACTTTGGTCGTCCTCAAGCTTGCTAACATCTGCGGTAAAGCGTGCAAGAAGCTATTCGATAAGTGCAGAGAGATCATTGTCAAGTCTAACGTGGATGTTGTTACTCTAAAGAAGTCATTGCCTGAGGACATTGCCAAGCAAGTAATCGATATCCGCAAAGAGCTCGGCTTGGAGGTAGCTGAACCAGAGAAACATGTCTCCAACATACACAAGGCGCTTGAGTCAGACGATCTTGACCTTGTCGTTATGCTTTTGAAAGAGGGCCACACGAATCTAGACGAAGCGTATGCTCTCCATTTTGCTGTTGCGTATTGCGATGAGAAGACAGCGAGGAATCTCCTGGAACTGGGGTTTGCGGATGTCAACCGGAGAAACCCGAGAGGGTACACGGTAATTCACGTCGCTGCGATGAGGAAAGAGCCGACACTGATAGCATTGTTGTTGACGAAAGGGGCTAATGCATTAGAAATGTCTTTGGACGGGAGAACTGCTCTGTTGATCGCGAAACAAGTCACTAAGGCGGCCGAGTGTTGTATTCTGGAGAAAGGGAAGTTAGCTGCCAAAGGCGGAGTATGTGTAGAGATACTCAAGCAACCAGACAACACACGAGAACCATTTCCTGAAGATGTTTCTCCCTCCCTTGCAGTGGCTGCTGATCAATTCAAGATAAGGTTGATTGATCTTGAAAACAGAG TTCAAATGGCTCGATGTCTCTATCCAATGGAAGCACAAGTTGCAATGGATTTCGCCCGAATGAAGGGAACACGCGAGTTTGTCGTGACGACAGCAACTGACCTACACATGGAACCTTTCAAGTTCGTAGAAATGCATCAGAGTAGACTAACAGCGCTTTCTAAAACTG TGGAATTCGGGAAACGCTTCTTCCCACGCTGTTCGAAAGTGCTCGATGATATTGTGGACTCTGAGGACTTGACTATACTGGCTCTCGTAGAAGAAGACACTCCTGAGCAACGACAACAAAAGAGGCAGAGGTTCATGGAAATACAGGAGATTGTTCAAATGGCGTTTAGTAAAGACAAGGAGGATCTTGGAAAGTCGTCTCTCTCAGCTTCGTCTTCTTCCACATCCAAATTAACTGGTAAAAAGAGGTCTATTGCTAAACCCTCTCACCGGCGTCGGTGA